The sequence CCAGCACGGCATTGTCGATGTCGAAGCCGCGCTCGAAACCTGACTCAAGGCCAGCTCTGGAGCCCGGCTCAAAGCCTGATCCGACGAGTGCTTCAGGAGGATCGGTAGCCACGGCCGGGCCCTTGTCTGCAGCGGCCTCAGTGCCGCTTGATCGCGGAGATCGCGACGGTCGCCACGCCCGGCGCCGGGGCCCCCGCGTGGCCGTGCCCGTGTGCGTCTGCGCCGCTGCTGGAACACCCGCAAGGCGTCTGGTTCGGCAGCACGAAGGTGAGCCCGCTCTGTGTGGGCGTGTCGGCAAAATCCACCGTCGCCCCTTCGAGCAGGAGGCGCGAACCGGCCGTGAGGAAGAGCCTCACGCCCGCCACATCAAGCACCGATTCGCCCGCGCCAGGCTTCGCCTCGACAGTAAAAGCCGCGTTCAGTCCGCTGCATCCGCCGGGCGTCACGTCCAGCCGGAAACCCGCGTCGGCGGGCTGGCCCGAGAAGCGCAGCATGCGTCCGATGAAGCGCGTCGCTGCGGGCGTCAGAGTGAGTTGGGTCATGGTTTCCTCAGGCGGGAACGATGCAGCCGTCGACCGGGCAGACCGCCACACATTGCGGCGCGTCGTAGTGGCCTTCGCACTCAGTGCACTTGGCGGGATCGATCCGGAAGACCCCTCCTTTTTCGCGAATGGCCTCGTTCGGGCATTCCGGGTCGCAGGCCGAGCAGCCGGTGCAGGTTGAAGCAATGATCTTGAGTGCCATGATGGTCTCCCGATGAAACGCGCAGCCAGAACACGCCCTGGGCTGCGATCTGATGAAGTCACGCAGCGGCGGTGAATGCCCCTTGCCGGATGGCCGCGTCGCCGCGCGGCCGATGCACGATCTCGCCGCGCGCGACCCGCTGCCCGTAGTCGGCAAACCAGCTCAGCGCGGCTTTCTCGATGAACTCGTCGACGTAGAGGTCCACCGGCTCGATGCCGGCGCTCTTGAGCTCGTCGCGCGGACAGGCGCCGATCTTCGCGACGAGCACCGCATGGCAGTCGTTGATCGCGCGCACCACCGACGGCAATTGCTCGTCGTCGCCGAAGCCACCCTGGCAGTACTGGTCCACGCGGCGGTGGCCGACGAAGAGTGCCTCGCTCGACGACACCTCGAAGATCTGGAACTCGGTGACATGGCCGAAGTGTTCGTTCACCCGGCCGCCTCCCTTGGTGGCGACGGCGACAAGGACCTTGATGTCGTCGGCCAGCCCGGACACCGGTTGCGCTGCGAGGGCTTCGACCTTGGCCGCGTGCTGCGCCTGGCGCTCGTTCTCGACCTGCGTCTGGTAGTCGCGCCGGCGATCGAGGTCATAGACGACCTCCATCTCCTCGATCTTGTCGAGCGTGAACTCCTTGCTGCGGTCCTCGCCCAGCAGGCCGACGGCATCCGCACGGCACTGGCGGCAATGGCGCATCAGGTTGGCACCGCCCGCACAAGCGTCCTGCACCGCCTTGAGCTCCTGCGCGCTCGGCCCACGCTGGCCGGTGAGCCCGAAGTGGGTGCCGTGCTCGGCCTCCGAAATCAGCGGCATGATGTTGTGCAGGAAGGCCCCGCGCGACTTCACCGCGCGGTTCACCTCGATCATGTGTTCGTCATTGATGCCGGGGATCAGCACCGAGTTGATCTTCGTGAGGATGCCGCGCGCCGACAGCATTTCCAGCCCCAGCATCTGGCGCTCGTGCAGGATGCGCGCCGCCTCCACGCCGGTGACGCGGCGGTGGTTCCAGAAGATCCATGGATAGATCTTCGCGCCGATCTCCGGGTCGACCATGTTGATCGTGATCGTCACGTGGTCGACGTTGTAGCGCGCGATCTCGTCCACGTGGTCCGGCAGCGCCAGCCCGTTGGTCGAGATGCACAGCTTGATGTCCGGCGCCTGTTCCTGCAGCAGGCGGAAGGTGTCGAAGGTCTTCTTCGGATTGGCGAGCGAGTCGCCGGGGCCGGCGACACCGAGCACCGTCATCTGCGGAATCTCGCTCGCGACCGCCACCACCTTCTTCACCGCCTGTTCGGGCGTGAGCTTCTGCGACACCACGCCGGGTCGCGACTCGTTGGAGCAGTCGTACTTGCGATTGCAGTAGTTGCACTGGATGTTGCAGGCCGGCGCAACCGCCACATGCATACGCGCATAGTGGTGATGTGCCTCTTCCGAGTAGCACGGGTGGTTCTTGATCTTCTCCCACACATGCGCGGGCATGTCGTCCGGGCCGCCCGACGAACCACAGCTCGCCTTGCCCTCACCGCCCTGCGTATTGCACCCGCCCGCGGAAGGCGACGCCACGGACGTCGCCACAACATTGCGGCGGGACTTGAGCTCGACGGCGCTGACGTAACCCGATGCGTTTGGCATGAAGCCCTCCTCGTTCCGAAGCCTGCTCGCCACACGGCTGGTCGACGCGGGCTCGGCACGAGGGGAATAGCCAGATCTGTGCCACAGAAAAATCGTCGTTTTTTCAAAGGGTTGCGATACCAAGCACGCGATACTCCCGCGTGTCGGAAAACGACGGTCCCGACAAATCGCACAAAGGGCTGACACACAAGCCGCGTTGGACGGCATCCCTTCAAGCCTTCGCGAAGAGCGCTCGTGTAGTCAGCCCAGCCAGGTCATGCGCGTGAGAAACGAGACGGCACTAGGGAAGCGTCCTGGCAACGCGAAACCCCATATAGCTGGCCCGATCGCCGGGATTCTCCCAGTTGCGAGTGGCCGAGCGCACGCTATCGGGTCCGTTGAACCACGACCCGCCTCGCACAACGCGCTGGTCGCAGTTTCGGGGCGGATCGAATGCGCTGCCGTCCGCAATTTTCGGAACGAAGGTCGGCGAGTAGCAGTCCTGCGTCCATTCCCGGACATTGCCCAACATGTCGTACAGACCGAAGGCATTGGGCAGATAGCCGTAGCTACCTGTGTTCTGGCCGCCACCGGCGGGCGCGGTGAAGATGTGACGGTCGTCGCAGTCGTGGCGTAGGAGACCCTTGTACTGATTTCGTGCGCTGCGGTCCGCCACGTTGGCGTAGCTGCAGGCGGCCTGCGGCTGCGGCCCCCAGAACCTCGCGGCCGTTGTATGAGCACGGGCGGCGTACTCCCACTCGGCCTCGCTGGGAAGCCGATAGGCCTCCAAGGCCTCACCAGGAAGTTCGGCGTTGAGCCAATGCACGTACGCCTGGGCTTGGTCCCAGCTCACGCAGACGACCGGATGATCTTTGCCTTGAGTAAACCCGGCGGGGAATTTCGGATCGCGCCAGTTCGCCCCGGCGTTGAGTCTCCAGGCACCGTTGCTCCGCCCGAAACAACCCGACTCCGCGGCCACGCCGCTGGGCTCGAACTGCGCACGGCTCACCTCGAAACGGCCAATCGCGTAAGGCGCCGCGAACCGGATCGGGCCGAATTGAACTTCGTTGCTGTCCCGGCCCGCCTCGTCCTCCGGCGAGCCAATAGTGAAGTCACCTTCCGGCACGATGACCACCATCTCAGGACAAGCATTGCATTCCCGGAACACCGCGCCGTTTTTGTAGGGTCTATGAAGCGGTGTAGGGCCGGGGATTGCCACAACGGCAGTAGCCACCGCGGCTGTGGACTTCTTTCCTGGTGCGTTCTTGCGCGCCGCCTCTGCTGCGGCGGCTCGGCCAGCCTCCATTTCGGCCTTCGCCTTCGCCTCGGCCTGCGCCCGTGCCCTGGCCTCATCTTCTCTTAGGGCCGCAACTCTCAGGATGCCCCCGACAAGCAGCGCTGACGCCACCAACGCTACGCCGGCTGCTAGCCCATAGCGCCACCATTTCGCGCTCCCATTGGCAGCGCCACCCTGTTCCGAGACGGCGCCAGACCTCGCCTGGGCTTGTGCCTCGGGTCTTTGCGCTTCCGGAGCCTTGCGTCTTTCGATAGGTGGCGGCGCCACCTGGGCAATTTGACCCTGAGCCACGTCGAACAGCCGCCCATCCCCACGCATGTACAGGACCGGGGTGGCCCACTCGATCTCGCCCTCCTCTCCGGCCAGGCTCACCTGCGATCGTGCGTCGGAGACCGCCAGGTCCACCGGTCGACCGCTTCCCAAGCCTGTGTAGAACGCCTGCGCGAACTGGACGGCCGCCGCATCGGTCACCGGGAACTGCATCGCCACCACGGCCGGGATTGCCCTTTGCACGAGCGCCTGGGCGAGACCTGCGAACGCATCCTCGCGCGAGACACGGCCACCTTCACAGGCGTTGAGCACGACAAGCCGTAGCGTGTCGTGCTTGCGCAGCATGTTGGCCAGCCTCTCCGCGCCCAGCGGAACGGGCTGGCCTGCGGCGCCCTCCAGCAGCAGCTTTCCTTCGCCCGCCTCGGCGTCGTATTCGCCGTGGCCGATGAAGTGCAGCACATGCCATTGGTCCGCGCTGAGCTTCTCCGCCAACGCGGAGAAGCTGGCGTGCGGGAGACGCTCGATTTGCAGGGCACCCAGGCGATGCAGGGGCGAAAGCGCCTCCTCCAGCTTCTGCCATTCGCCCTCGGCATCCAGCGGCGCGGTGCCTGCAGGATTGGCAATGGCGACGAGCACCTTGAGCGGCAGATCGATGCGGAGCGGTTTCTCCGGCTCCATGACCGGCAGGTCACGTACCAGCGAAATCCGCTCGCGCAGGACGATGAACTGATGGCGGTCCGTGTCGAACAGTAGTTCCCAAGGCAGATCGAGCAGATCCGGAACGCCATCCAGCGAAAGCCTCAGGCGCAGTTGCGCATTCCTTTCCTGCGCCCGCGCCATGCTGTCGACAAGGCAGCGACCTGCCTGCCCTGAAAGAACCAGACGGAAAAGCCGCCCGCCAAAATCCCGGGCCTTGCGGACCTCGGGCGAAGCACCACCGCGCGTAGCCTTGCGCACCCGCCCGAGACCCCGGAACAGTTCCTCCATGTACTCGGGAGCGAACTGCGCCTCGACTTCGAACTCGGTGCGCCCTTTGCCCGCAGGCGACCTGAGCACGTTGGCCACATAGCGGTCGCCAATCCTGAGGACTTGCAGGTCGAAGTCGAGGATGTCCTTAGGTTCGGTCACGACGCCAGCTCCGATCTCCCGCTAGACGCTCAGCCCGACTTCTTCCATGACAGGGTGACCTTCAGTGACGCTTCGCCCCCTGCCTTCGCGATTACGGCCCCAGCATTGGCAGTCACCTTGATACCGAACTCGACGACGACGCTCTCCGGAGCACGGGCAAGGTTCGACAGTTGAGCGGCCAGCGCGTCGGCCATCGGCTTGATCTGCCCGATTGCGGACTCGAACGACTCCGTGGCCCTGGCGCCAAGTTCTCCGGCGCCCCGGTAGGTCTTGTCTGAGACGGCCTCGTCAACCTCGAACAGAACACATCCGCCGCCTTCCAGCGGCATTTCCACAGTTCGCATCGCGTACCCCAGGATTTGGCATGCGCGAAGCATAGACAACGTGGGTCGGGACACCGCGCCGGACTTCACGGCATGCCATGTATCCCCGATCGGGACTCTGTCATGACCGTGATCAGCGCACGACGGAAGCAGCCGCTTGCGCTGTGACCCTAGGCTCGGTGCGGCTTCCAGCGAGCTCCGTTCTGGTGGGAGATTGCGAGAAGGCGAGCAAGACTTGCCCCCCTCCTGAGGGGGGATTAAAACCGCCGCACCTCGATATTGTGTTTCTGTAGCGCGTACCCCATCTGCCGCGGCGAGATGTTCAGAAGTCGCGCGGCCTTGGCCTGCACCCAGCCGCATTGCTCCATCGCCCAGATCAGGCGTTCGCGTTCTCCCTGGGGCTTCTCGGCGCTGAACTGGCGTCCAGGCGCGGCCTGGGGCATGCGTTCTGCGCCCGCAGAATCATCGCCGCCAACGGTCTCCGGCACGGGAGCGGACACCAGCGGTGACACGGCGTCGTCCTTGTTCATGAAGTGCAGGACTTGGGTGAGGCAACGGTTGGCGGAACATGGAAAATCACGGCGATCGATGGCGTCGTGCTGCGACATCGTGGCGGTGCGCTCGATGCAGTTTTCCAG is a genomic window of Niveibacterium sp. SC-1 containing:
- a CDS encoding iron-sulfur cluster assembly accessory protein, producing the protein MTQLTLTPAATRFIGRMLRFSGQPADAGFRLDVTPGGCSGLNAAFTVEAKPGAGESVLDVAGVRLFLTAGSRLLLEGATVDFADTPTQSGLTFVLPNQTPCGCSSSGADAHGHGHAGAPAPGVATVAISAIKRH
- a CDS encoding 4Fe-4S dicluster domain-containing protein, translating into MALKIIASTCTGCSACDPECPNEAIREKGGVFRIDPAKCTECEGHYDAPQCVAVCPVDGCIVPA
- the nifB gene encoding nitrogenase cofactor biosynthesis protein NifB gives rise to the protein MPNASGYVSAVELKSRRNVVATSVASPSAGGCNTQGGEGKASCGSSGGPDDMPAHVWEKIKNHPCYSEEAHHHYARMHVAVAPACNIQCNYCNRKYDCSNESRPGVVSQKLTPEQAVKKVVAVASEIPQMTVLGVAGPGDSLANPKKTFDTFRLLQEQAPDIKLCISTNGLALPDHVDEIARYNVDHVTITINMVDPEIGAKIYPWIFWNHRRVTGVEAARILHERQMLGLEMLSARGILTKINSVLIPGINDEHMIEVNRAVKSRGAFLHNIMPLISEAEHGTHFGLTGQRGPSAQELKAVQDACAGGANLMRHCRQCRADAVGLLGEDRSKEFTLDKIEEMEVVYDLDRRRDYQTQVENERQAQHAAKVEALAAQPVSGLADDIKVLVAVATKGGGRVNEHFGHVTEFQIFEVSSSEALFVGHRRVDQYCQGGFGDDEQLPSVVRAINDCHAVLVAKIGACPRDELKSAGIEPVDLYVDEFIEKAALSWFADYGQRVARGEIVHRPRGDAAIRQGAFTAAA
- a CDS encoding SUMF1/EgtB/PvdO family nonheme iron enzyme — translated: MTEPKDILDFDLQVLRIGDRYVANVLRSPAGKGRTEFEVEAQFAPEYMEELFRGLGRVRKATRGGASPEVRKARDFGGRLFRLVLSGQAGRCLVDSMARAQERNAQLRLRLSLDGVPDLLDLPWELLFDTDRHQFIVLRERISLVRDLPVMEPEKPLRIDLPLKVLVAIANPAGTAPLDAEGEWQKLEEALSPLHRLGALQIERLPHASFSALAEKLSADQWHVLHFIGHGEYDAEAGEGKLLLEGAAGQPVPLGAERLANMLRKHDTLRLVVLNACEGGRVSREDAFAGLAQALVQRAIPAVVAMQFPVTDAAAVQFAQAFYTGLGSGRPVDLAVSDARSQVSLAGEEGEIEWATPVLYMRGDGRLFDVAQGQIAQVAPPPIERRKAPEAQRPEAQAQARSGAVSEQGGAANGSAKWWRYGLAAGVALVASALLVGGILRVAALREDEARARAQAEAKAKAEMEAGRAAAAEAARKNAPGKKSTAAVATAVVAIPGPTPLHRPYKNGAVFRECNACPEMVVIVPEGDFTIGSPEDEAGRDSNEVQFGPIRFAAPYAIGRFEVSRAQFEPSGVAAESGCFGRSNGAWRLNAGANWRDPKFPAGFTQGKDHPVVCVSWDQAQAYVHWLNAELPGEALEAYRLPSEAEWEYAARAHTTAARFWGPQPQAACSYANVADRSARNQYKGLLRHDCDDRHIFTAPAGGGQNTGSYGYLPNAFGLYDMLGNVREWTQDCYSPTFVPKIADGSAFDPPRNCDQRVVRGGSWFNGPDSVRSATRNWENPGDRASYMGFRVARTLP
- a CDS encoding CU044_2847 family protein, which gives rise to MRTVEMPLEGGGCVLFEVDEAVSDKTYRGAGELGARATESFESAIGQIKPMADALAAQLSNLARAPESVVVEFGIKVTANAGAVIAKAGGEASLKVTLSWKKSG